A genomic segment from Tessaracoccus defluvii encodes:
- the sucB gene encoding 2-oxoglutarate dehydrogenase, E2 component, dihydrolipoamide succinyltransferase, with the protein MSTEVTLPALGESVSEGTISRWLKAVGDTVEADEPLLEVSTDKVDTEIPSPVAGTLLEIRFNEDDVAEVGAVLAVIGEAGDAPAQEEPAAAPEPVAAPVAEAPAPAPAAPVVQEAAPAPAAPAPSAPASGTEVTLPALGESVSEGTISRWLKAVGDTVEADEPLLEVSTDKVDTEIPSPVAGTLLEIRFNEDDVAEVGAVLAIVGDAAAAAPAPAAAPTPAPAPTPAPAAPAPTPAPAPAAPAPARPAEEKTHSPAVEAAAARRVAESSPDGSYVTPLVRKLAKEAGVDLASIKGTGVGGRIRKQDVSDAAEAAKAAAAAPTAPAPAAAAPAAAKAPAAPVASPRGTTEKLTRLRKTIAARMVESLQVSAQLTATVEVDVTAISHLRAQVKDDFKKREGASLSYLPFITKAAVEALKQFPIVNATIDTEAGTVTYADGEHVGIAVDTEKGLLVPVIKEAGDLNVTGLARKIADLAARTRTNKVTPDELGGGTFTITNYGSAGTLFDTPIINQPQVAILGTGALVKRPVVVEDRFGNESIAVRHMMYLSMSYDHRLIDGAVAARFLSSVKERLEDGDFGGEFGV; encoded by the coding sequence ATGTCAACCGAAGTCACCCTCCCGGCGCTGGGCGAGTCCGTCAGCGAGGGCACCATCTCCCGTTGGCTCAAGGCCGTCGGAGACACGGTAGAGGCCGACGAGCCTCTTCTGGAGGTCTCGACGGACAAGGTCGACACCGAGATCCCGAGCCCCGTCGCGGGCACGCTTCTGGAGATCCGCTTCAACGAGGACGACGTGGCTGAGGTCGGCGCCGTGCTGGCGGTCATCGGCGAGGCGGGCGACGCCCCCGCGCAGGAAGAGCCCGCAGCGGCCCCTGAGCCCGTCGCGGCCCCCGTGGCCGAGGCCCCTGCCCCTGCCCCGGCCGCGCCTGTCGTGCAAGAGGCCGCACCGGCTCCTGCCGCGCCCGCCCCGTCCGCTCCCGCCTCCGGCACGGAGGTGACGCTGCCCGCGCTCGGCGAGTCCGTCAGCGAGGGCACCATCTCCCGTTGGCTCAAGGCCGTCGGAGACACCGTCGAGGCCGACGAGCCCCTGCTGGAGGTCTCGACGGACAAGGTCGACACCGAGATCCCGAGCCCCGTCGCGGGCACGCTTCTGGAGATCCGCTTCAACGAGGACGACGTGGCCGAGGTCGGCGCCGTGCTGGCGATCGTCGGTGACGCCGCCGCCGCGGCGCCCGCTCCTGCCGCGGCTCCCACCCCTGCCCCGGCACCCACCCCTGCCCCGGCTGCCCCGGCACCCACCCCGGCTCCTGCCCCGGCCGCCCCGGCGCCCGCCCGGCCCGCCGAGGAGAAGACCCACAGCCCGGCCGTCGAGGCGGCTGCGGCCCGCCGCGTGGCCGAGTCGTCGCCCGACGGCAGCTACGTGACCCCGCTGGTGCGCAAGCTGGCGAAGGAGGCCGGCGTCGACCTGGCCTCCATCAAGGGCACCGGCGTCGGTGGACGCATCCGCAAGCAGGACGTCAGCGACGCCGCGGAGGCCGCCAAGGCCGCTGCCGCCGCTCCGACCGCCCCGGCTCCCGCTGCCGCCGCTCCGGCCGCAGCGAAGGCCCCCGCCGCTCCGGTCGCCAGCCCGCGCGGTACGACCGAGAAGCTGACGCGTCTGCGCAAGACCATCGCGGCCCGCATGGTCGAGTCGCTGCAGGTGTCCGCGCAGCTCACCGCCACGGTCGAGGTGGACGTCACCGCGATCAGCCACCTGCGTGCCCAGGTGAAGGACGACTTCAAGAAGCGCGAGGGCGCCTCCCTGTCGTACCTGCCGTTCATCACGAAGGCGGCCGTCGAGGCGCTGAAGCAGTTCCCGATCGTCAACGCCACCATCGACACCGAGGCCGGCACCGTCACCTACGCCGACGGCGAGCACGTCGGCATCGCGGTCGACACGGAGAAGGGCCTGCTCGTCCCCGTGATCAAGGAGGCCGGAGACCTCAACGTCACCGGCCTGGCCAGGAAGATCGCCGACCTGGCCGCCCGCACGCGGACCAACAAGGTCACCCCCGACGAACTCGGCGGCGGCACCTTCACGATCACCAACTACGGGTCGGCCGGCACGCTGTTCGACACCCCGATCATCAACCAGCCGCAGGTGGCCATCCTCGGCACCGGCGCGCTGGTGAAGCGTCCGGTCGTCGTCGAGGACCGCTTCGGCAACGAGTCCATCGCGGTGCGTCACATGATGTACCTGTCGATGAGCTACGACCACCGCCTCATCGACGGCGCGGTCGCGGCCCGCTTCCTGTCGTCGGTCAAGGAGCGGCTGGAGGACGGCGACTTCGGCGGCGAGTTCGGCGTCTGA
- a CDS encoding dihydrolipoyl dehydrogenase, with the protein MPDFDVVILGAGSAGYSCALRAAQLGLSVALVDDTPVGGTCLHRGCIPTKAWLHAAEVRRTVVTAAAFGIAATLEGADAAGVRGYADSVVDQLHRGLRGLLAGRGVTTVAARGRLVTDGAGPAILADGELYRGGAVVIATGASPITLGLGIDGKRLLTSEDALRLDTLPRRAIVLGGGVIGVEFASLWRDLGVEVVLVEAAERLLLGEEPGHSRILTKELRARGVDVRLGAALEDVTATDDAVTARLGDETLTADVLLVAVGRRPATQGLGLEDAGITLGDSGHVQVDERLRTSARGVWAAGDVVAGPQLAHRGYAHGIFLAEQIAHLRGRLPVRPTLPADRDMPRITYSSLQLASVGLTAAEAGQDAQVVDYRLGGNGRALLLRSPGERESGVVRLVRRPDGPIVGVHLIGDNVAELVAEGALLVGWQATPDDVAGIVHAHPTLGESIAEANWALAGRGLHTPA; encoded by the coding sequence ATGCCTGACTTCGACGTGGTCATCCTCGGCGCCGGCTCGGCCGGCTACTCCTGTGCCCTGCGCGCGGCCCAGTTGGGACTGAGCGTCGCGCTCGTCGATGACACCCCCGTCGGGGGCACGTGCCTGCACCGCGGCTGCATCCCGACGAAGGCGTGGCTCCACGCGGCGGAGGTGCGCCGCACCGTGGTGACGGCCGCCGCCTTCGGGATCGCCGCGACACTCGAGGGTGCGGACGCCGCCGGCGTGCGCGGCTACGCGGACTCCGTGGTGGACCAGCTGCACCGGGGCCTGCGCGGCCTGCTCGCGGGGCGCGGCGTCACCACCGTCGCCGCGCGGGGCCGGCTCGTCACCGACGGAGCCGGTCCGGCGATCCTGGCGGACGGTGAGCTGTATCGCGGCGGGGCCGTCGTCATCGCGACGGGCGCCTCGCCCATCACCCTCGGCCTCGGGATCGACGGGAAACGCCTTCTGACCAGCGAGGACGCGCTCCGGCTCGACACGCTGCCGAGGAGGGCCATCGTGCTGGGCGGCGGCGTGATCGGCGTCGAGTTCGCCTCGCTGTGGCGCGATCTGGGCGTCGAGGTCGTGCTCGTCGAGGCCGCAGAACGGCTTCTGCTGGGCGAGGAGCCCGGCCACTCACGCATCCTGACGAAGGAGTTGCGCGCCCGCGGCGTCGACGTGCGGCTGGGCGCGGCGCTGGAGGACGTGACGGCAACCGATGACGCGGTGACCGCGCGGCTGGGCGACGAGACGCTGACCGCCGACGTGCTGCTGGTGGCCGTCGGCCGCCGGCCGGCGACGCAGGGCCTCGGCCTCGAGGATGCGGGGATCACCCTCGGCGACTCGGGCCACGTCCAGGTCGACGAGCGGCTCCGGACGTCGGCGCGCGGCGTGTGGGCGGCCGGCGACGTCGTGGCCGGCCCGCAACTCGCCCACAGGGGGTACGCGCACGGCATCTTCCTGGCGGAGCAGATCGCGCACCTGCGCGGTCGGCTTCCGGTCCGCCCCACCCTGCCCGCCGACCGCGACATGCCGCGGATCACGTACTCAAGCCTGCAGCTGGCCTCGGTGGGATTGACGGCGGCGGAGGCCGGCCAGGACGCCCAGGTGGTCGACTACCGGCTGGGCGGCAACGGCAGGGCGCTGCTGCTGCGCTCCCCCGGCGAGCGGGAGTCGGGCGTGGTGCGGCTGGTCCGCCGCCCCGACGGGCCCATCGTCGGCGTCCACCTCATCGGCGACAACGTGGCCGAGCTCGTCGCTGAAGGTGCGCTGCTTGTCGGGTGGCAGGCGACGCCCGACGACGTGGCCGGCATCGTGCATGCCCATCCCACCCTCGGGGAGTCCATCGCGGAGGCGAACTGGGCACTGGCCGGACGAGGTCTGCACACCCCGGCTTGA
- a CDS encoding leucyl aminopeptidase: protein MTESIATLSLSKTLPKGTDAVVVGLATINKDETAVVGVLPELDKAYTKAYGRGVAALAAALDAKPSAEAVTALPEADGLRVVLVGLEDADVTPDLLRRATGAALRWLAAQPGATGLKVAVSLEASDPELVQAAGEGSLLGAYRIPKLSKDPSAPAVDTVTLVTAAVGAPQKDALVAATATASAVCQARDWGNTPPNLLYPETFAEAAKAYVRDAKIAVEILDDKALERGGYGGILAVGGGSARKPRLVRLSYSPRGAQRHLALIGKGITFDSGGLDIKPAGQMAGMKFDMSGAGAVIAAIRAIADLGLKVKVTAYAALAENMPSGSSYRSSDVLTMFDGQTVENYNTDAEGRLVMADALARAGQDSPDLMVDIATLTGACMVALGTRTSGLITNGEQTSDLLLDAAEAAGEDFWELPLTEYTRGLIKSDVADMRSGAGQRWGGALVAGAFLERFVPEGVAWAHLDIAGPAENDGEAYGYVSKGGTGAGVRTLVALAQHLASGN from the coding sequence TTGCCACCCTTTCCCTGTCGAAGACGCTGCCGAAGGGCACCGACGCCGTCGTGGTCGGCCTGGCCACCATCAACAAGGACGAGACCGCCGTCGTCGGCGTGCTCCCCGAGCTGGACAAGGCGTACACGAAGGCCTACGGCCGCGGCGTCGCGGCGCTCGCGGCGGCGCTGGACGCCAAGCCATCCGCGGAGGCCGTCACCGCCCTGCCCGAGGCCGACGGCCTGCGCGTCGTGCTCGTCGGCCTGGAGGACGCCGACGTCACCCCCGACCTGCTGCGCCGCGCCACCGGCGCCGCGCTGCGCTGGTTGGCGGCGCAGCCTGGCGCCACCGGCCTGAAGGTCGCCGTCTCGCTCGAGGCCTCCGATCCTGAGCTGGTCCAGGCCGCCGGTGAGGGGTCCCTGCTGGGCGCCTACCGGATCCCGAAGCTGTCCAAGGACCCGTCCGCCCCGGCGGTTGACACCGTCACGCTGGTCACCGCCGCGGTGGGAGCCCCTCAGAAGGACGCCCTCGTCGCGGCGACCGCGACGGCCTCGGCCGTGTGCCAGGCCCGTGACTGGGGCAACACGCCCCCGAACCTGCTCTACCCGGAGACGTTCGCCGAGGCTGCGAAGGCCTACGTACGCGACGCCAAGATCGCCGTCGAGATCCTCGACGACAAGGCCCTCGAGCGCGGCGGCTACGGCGGCATCCTGGCCGTCGGCGGAGGCTCGGCCCGCAAGCCGCGGCTCGTCCGGCTCAGCTACTCCCCGCGCGGCGCGCAGCGCCACCTCGCCCTCATCGGCAAGGGGATCACGTTCGACTCCGGCGGCCTCGACATCAAGCCCGCGGGGCAGATGGCGGGCATGAAGTTCGACATGTCCGGCGCGGGCGCCGTCATCGCCGCCATCCGGGCCATCGCCGACCTCGGCCTCAAGGTGAAGGTCACCGCCTACGCCGCGTTGGCCGAGAACATGCCGTCGGGCAGCTCGTACCGCTCCAGCGACGTGCTGACCATGTTCGACGGCCAGACGGTCGAGAACTACAACACCGACGCAGAGGGGCGCCTCGTCATGGCCGACGCGCTCGCGCGGGCCGGCCAGGACTCCCCCGACCTGATGGTCGACATCGCGACGCTCACCGGCGCCTGCATGGTCGCCCTCGGCACCCGTACCTCGGGCCTGATAACCAACGGCGAGCAGACCTCCGACCTGCTGCTCGACGCGGCCGAGGCGGCCGGCGAGGACTTCTGGGAGCTTCCCCTGACGGAGTACACCCGCGGCCTCATCAAGTCCGACGTCGCCGACATGCGTTCCGGCGCCGGCCAGCGCTGGGGTGGCGCGCTCGTGGCGGGAGCGTTCCTGGAGCGGTTCGTGCCGGAGGGCGTCGCGTGGGCGCACCTGGACATCGCCGGGCCGGCGGAGAACGACGGCGAGGCCTACGGCTACGTGTCGAAGGGCGGCACGGGCGCCGGTGTGCGCACGCTGGTCGCGCTGGCGCAGCACCTGGCCAGCGGCAACTGA